The proteins below are encoded in one region of Ferruginibacter lapsinanis:
- a CDS encoding nucleoside deaminase, with the protein MTREEKFMQEAIKLSLNGVVNNEGGPFGCVVVKGDEIVGRGNNKVTSSNDPTAHAEVTAIRDACKNLNSFQLTDCEIYTSCEPCPMCLGAIYWARPKVVYFANNRKDAADIGFDDSMIYDEMKAEMHERKIPIIPLGRNDALKVFEEWANKPDKTEY; encoded by the coding sequence ATGACAAGAGAAGAAAAATTCATGCAGGAAGCCATTAAATTATCACTCAATGGCGTTGTAAATAATGAAGGCGGGCCCTTTGGCTGTGTTGTTGTAAAAGGAGATGAGATAGTAGGTAGAGGTAACAACAAAGTTACCAGTAGCAATGATCCTACTGCACATGCAGAAGTTACTGCCATCAGGGATGCCTGTAAAAATCTAAACTCTTTTCAGTTGACTGATTGTGAGATTTATACTTCCTGTGAGCCCTGCCCTATGTGCCTGGGTGCTATTTATTGGGCAAGACCAAAAGTTGTTTACTTTGCCAATAATAGAAAAGATGCTGCAGATATAGGCTTTGATGACTCCATGATCTATGATGAGATGAAAGCTGAAATGCACGAAAGAAAAATACCTATTATACCTCTTGGAAGAAATGATGCATTAAAAGTTTTTGAAGAATGGGCCAACAAACCCGATAAAACGGAATATTGA
- the hemC gene encoding hydroxymethylbilane synthase — protein sequence MNKVIRIGTRESQLAVWQANLIKNLLKEKNIASELIYIKSEGDIDLITPLYEMGVQGVFTRSLDAALLNNRIDIAVHSMKDVPTQLPEGIIQSAVLPRASYKDILVYKDGWLKLNAEMEDASIPFTIATSSIRRKAQWLNRYPHHTIENLRGNVNTRLQKTNDSNWNGAIFAAAGLERINLRPKNSINLEWMLPAPAQGAIMVVCRKDDKLCFDACHDLNDSHTAICTKIERDFLRTLLGGCSTPISALAIIENDQIIFSGNICSVDGKYKVEVNKTFALTEADNAGTTAATEVLQNGGQAIVNAIKNV from the coding sequence ATGAACAAAGTAATACGCATAGGCACAAGAGAAAGCCAGCTTGCTGTTTGGCAAGCCAACCTGATAAAGAACCTACTCAAGGAAAAAAATATTGCATCTGAACTGATCTATATCAAAAGTGAAGGTGATATTGACCTTATAACTCCGTTATACGAAATGGGTGTACAAGGCGTTTTTACCAGAAGTTTGGATGCTGCTTTATTGAATAACAGAATTGATATTGCAGTACATTCAATGAAAGATGTACCAACCCAATTACCCGAAGGTATTATTCAATCTGCTGTGCTACCAAGAGCTTCCTATAAAGATATCCTTGTTTATAAAGACGGATGGCTGAAACTAAATGCAGAAATGGAAGATGCAAGTATTCCCTTTACTATTGCAACAAGCAGCATACGCCGAAAAGCACAATGGCTGAACAGGTATCCTCATCATACAATAGAAAATCTAAGAGGTAATGTTAATACCCGATTGCAGAAAACAAACGACAGCAATTGGAATGGAGCAATATTTGCTGCAGCCGGATTAGAAAGAATTAACCTGCGTCCGAAAAACTCCATCAATCTTGAATGGATGTTGCCTGCACCGGCTCAGGGTGCTATTATGGTAGTATGCAGGAAAGATGACAAATTATGTTTTGATGCTTGCCACGATCTTAATGATAGCCACACTGCCATCTGTACTAAAATTGAAAGGGATTTCTTACGTACCTTATTAGGAGGCTGTTCAACTCCTATCAGCGCTTTGGCTATAATAGAAAATGATCAGATAATTTTTAGTGGAAATATTTGTAGTGTAGATGGAAAATATAAAGTTGAAGTAAACAAAACCTTTGCATTGACCGAAGCAGATAATGCAGGTACAACAGCTGCTACTGAAGTATTACAGAATGGTGGCCAGGCAATCGTTAATGCAATTAAAAATGTCTGA
- the hemA gene encoding glutamyl-tRNA reductase, giving the protein MHRQKLTDINNFFIVGINYRKTDASLRGKFAINEDQYLQLLHTAQSFNIKEFFVLSTCNRTEIYGFAENATQLSNLLCTQTEGSIEQFNEKAYVKKGRPALEHLFNVSAGLDSQILGDYEIVGQLKQAVKFSKAHNFIDTYLERIINAALQSSKEIKNTTSLSDGTVSVSFAAIQFIKEKITDIRNKKILLLGVGKIGGNTCKNLVDYLNTTNITLINRTEEKARILATELGLQYAPAKDLANQITQADIIVVATNAAKPIVLKKHLTGNTEKLIIDLSIPYNVEEGASELPGITLLNVDELSKIKDDTLQKRKAAVPKAKTIIATHIHDFIDWHQMRKNVPVLKAVKNKLQQMHNCGLYIAAKAQQNNSCDISTAPEQKIQKVIDGMAVKMRNHATYGCHYIEAINDFIAPTASN; this is encoded by the coding sequence ATGCATCGTCAAAAGTTAACAGATATTAATAATTTTTTCATTGTTGGAATAAACTATAGAAAAACCGACGCCTCTCTAAGAGGTAAGTTTGCTATAAATGAAGACCAATACCTGCAATTGTTACATACAGCTCAATCATTTAATATCAAAGAATTTTTTGTATTGTCTACCTGCAACCGAACTGAAATATATGGCTTTGCAGAAAATGCTACCCAGTTATCTAATTTACTTTGTACACAAACAGAAGGCTCAATCGAACAATTCAATGAGAAGGCATATGTAAAAAAAGGGAGACCGGCATTAGAGCATCTATTTAATGTATCCGCTGGTTTGGATTCGCAGATATTAGGCGATTATGAAATTGTGGGACAACTGAAACAAGCCGTAAAATTTTCTAAAGCGCACAACTTCATTGATACTTATCTGGAGAGAATTATCAACGCAGCTTTGCAATCATCTAAAGAAATAAAAAACACTACTTCATTAAGCGACGGCACTGTATCTGTTTCTTTTGCTGCTATACAGTTTATTAAAGAAAAAATAACAGATATCCGCAATAAAAAAATATTATTATTGGGTGTTGGTAAGATTGGTGGTAATACCTGTAAAAACCTGGTGGATTATCTGAACACAACCAACATCACCTTAATAAACCGTACGGAGGAAAAAGCCAGGATATTAGCTACAGAACTAGGATTACAATATGCACCGGCAAAAGACCTGGCTAATCAAATAACACAGGCAGATATTATAGTGGTGGCAACAAATGCGGCAAAACCCATCGTACTGAAAAAACATTTAACAGGCAATACAGAGAAACTTATCATAGACCTGTCTATCCCTTATAACGTGGAAGAAGGAGCCAGTGAATTACCCGGCATCACATTATTAAATGTCGATGAGCTATCTAAAATCAAAGACGACACATTACAAAAAAGAAAAGCAGCTGTACCAAAAGCTAAAACCATAATCGCTACACATATACATGATTTTATCGACTGGCATCAAATGAGAAAGAATGTACCGGTATTAAAGGCGGTAAAAAATAAGTTGCAACAAATGCACAATTGCGGTTTATACATAGCTGCAAAAGCTCAACAAAATAACAGTTGCGATATTTCCACTGCTCCGGAACAAAAAATTCAAAAAGTAATTGATGGTATGGCTGTAAAAATGCGTAATCATGCTACTTATGGTTGTCATTATATTGAAGCAATAAATGATTTTATTGCGCCAACTGCCAGCAACTAA
- a CDS encoding CopD family protein, protein MTYFYIKALHIIFIITWFSGMFYIPRLFIYNTEANEKTGVEKEVLQKQFSIMMKRLWLGITWPSAILTLIFGTWMGFLYGGIPQWLMIKLCFVVALYAYHFSLQKIYSLQMKGIFKYTSQQLRVWNEVATIFLIAIVMLAVVKQGMSLVWGLAGLVLFIVILMSAIKIYKQLRK, encoded by the coding sequence GTGACTTACTTCTATATCAAAGCATTGCATATTATTTTTATTATAACCTGGTTTAGCGGCATGTTTTACATACCGAGATTATTTATTTATAATACAGAGGCAAATGAAAAGACGGGGGTAGAGAAGGAAGTGTTGCAGAAACAATTTTCAATTATGATGAAGCGTCTTTGGTTAGGCATCACCTGGCCTTCAGCAATACTTACACTTATTTTTGGTACCTGGATGGGTTTTTTGTATGGAGGAATACCCCAATGGTTGATGATTAAACTGTGCTTTGTAGTTGCTTTGTATGCATATCATTTCAGTCTTCAAAAGATATATAGCCTTCAAATGAAAGGGATATTTAAATATACTTCTCAACAGTTAAGAGTATGGAATGAAGTGGCCACTATCTTTTTAATAGCTATTGTAATGCTGGCGGTGGTCAAACAGGGGATGAGTTTGGTTTGGGGATTAGCCGGGTTGGTATTATTTATTGTAATACTAATGAGCGCTATCAAGATATACAAACAATTACGAAAATAA
- the hemE gene encoding uroporphyrinogen decarboxylase — MSQLKNDLIIRALKGEPTERTPVWMMRQAGRYLPEYMVLRRKYGFFERCQTPELACEITLQPVDIIGVDAAILFSDILVVPQAMGLEVQLVESVGPILPDPIKNTNDLNRVRVPNVDETLGYVFDAIKLIKQGLNNRVPLIGFAGAPWTLLCYMVQGKGSKTFDAAKIFCYTEPALAHQLLQMITDTTIEYLKAQAKAGADVVQIFDSWGGLLSPKDFEEFSLKYIRQIVAATKDIVPTIVFAKGAWHSLDAMAATGAHGLGIDWCITPKLARQFAGNNVTLQGNFDPAKLLAPIPQIKSEVNEMLTAFGPGRHIANLGHGILPNVPVDHAKAFVDAVKEFRHT; from the coding sequence ATGAGCCAGTTAAAAAATGATCTGATAATAAGAGCCCTTAAAGGAGAACCAACAGAACGTACCCCTGTATGGATGATGAGGCAAGCAGGCAGATACTTGCCTGAGTATATGGTACTAAGAAGAAAATATGGCTTCTTTGAACGTTGCCAAACTCCGGAACTGGCATGTGAAATAACACTGCAACCCGTGGATATTATTGGCGTGGATGCTGCTATTTTATTTTCAGATATTTTAGTTGTTCCTCAGGCAATGGGATTGGAAGTACAGCTGGTAGAAAGTGTGGGCCCTATCCTACCCGATCCGATCAAAAACACCAATGACCTTAACAGAGTAAGAGTACCGAATGTAGACGAAACTTTAGGGTATGTATTTGATGCGATCAAATTAATTAAACAAGGTTTAAATAACCGCGTGCCTTTGATCGGTTTTGCCGGCGCCCCATGGACATTACTTTGTTACATGGTTCAGGGAAAAGGCTCTAAAACTTTTGATGCAGCAAAAATATTTTGTTACACAGAACCTGCATTGGCTCATCAGTTATTACAAATGATCACAGATACTACAATTGAATACCTTAAAGCACAAGCAAAAGCAGGCGCTGATGTGGTACAAATCTTTGATAGCTGGGGTGGTTTATTAAGCCCTAAGGATTTTGAGGAATTTTCTTTGAAATATATCAGACAAATTGTAGCCGCTACAAAAGATATTGTACCTACCATTGTATTTGCTAAAGGAGCCTGGCACAGTTTGGATGCAATGGCGGCTACCGGCGCTCATGGACTCGGAATAGATTGGTGCATCACACCAAAACTGGCAAGACAATTTGCGGGCAATAATGTAACTCTGCAAGGTAATTTTGACCCGGCTAAATTGTTAGCACCCATTCCTCAAATAAAAAGTGAAGTAAACGAAATGCTGACTGCTTTTGGCCCCGGAAGACATATTGCTAATTTAGGTCACGGCATTTTGCCTAACGTACCTGTTGATCATGCAAAAGCTTTTGTAGATGCAGTGAAAGAATTCAGGCACACATAA
- the hemH gene encoding ferrochelatase — protein MATVKKGIILMNLGSPDSTSVKDVRKYLNEFLMDGRVIDIPYLSRLLLVRGIIVPFRAPKSAEAYKTIWTKEGSPLVVITKQLQSALQAQISEPVEIAMRYGGPTPEEAFNNLLKREPGIEEVVAVPLYPHYAMSSYETAVEHTKEAYNKNKYSFKLSFVPPFYNNADYINALAENMSRYLDIEYDHILFSYHGVPGRHIKKSDTTGCHCLQVENCCQTPSPAHATCYRHQCFTTTSLVTKQLNIPENKYSISFQSRLGKGWLEPFTDIRLAEMPKEGIKKLLILCPAFVSDCLETLEEIEERGKEIFINAGGESYKMIPCLNTNPMWVDTLKKMVTES, from the coding sequence ATGGCTACTGTAAAGAAAGGAATAATATTGATGAACCTGGGATCACCAGATTCTACCAGTGTAAAAGATGTACGTAAGTATTTAAATGAATTTTTGATGGATGGAAGAGTGATTGATATTCCTTATCTATCAAGATTATTATTGGTTAGAGGAATCATTGTTCCTTTCAGAGCGCCAAAATCTGCCGAAGCCTATAAAACTATATGGACAAAAGAGGGATCTCCATTGGTTGTGATCACCAAACAATTGCAATCGGCATTGCAGGCGCAGATATCTGAGCCTGTTGAAATAGCAATGCGTTATGGTGGCCCTACGCCTGAAGAAGCATTTAATAATTTGCTTAAACGGGAGCCGGGAATAGAAGAAGTGGTTGCAGTACCACTTTATCCGCATTATGCAATGAGTAGTTATGAAACAGCTGTAGAGCATACAAAGGAGGCATACAATAAAAATAAGTACTCATTTAAATTAAGTTTTGTTCCACCTTTTTATAATAATGCCGATTATATCAATGCATTGGCAGAAAATATGAGCAGGTATTTAGATATTGAGTATGATCATATTTTATTTAGCTATCATGGAGTTCCGGGAAGACATATCAAGAAAAGCGATACTACCGGCTGCCACTGTTTACAAGTGGAGAACTGTTGTCAAACGCCGTCGCCTGCTCATGCAACATGCTACAGGCATCAATGTTTTACTACTACCAGTTTAGTTACTAAACAACTAAATATTCCGGAAAATAAATATAGTATTTCTTTTCAGTCAAGATTAGGCAAAGGATGGTTGGAGCCTTTTACAGATATCCGATTGGCTGAGATGCCGAAAGAGGGGATAAAAAAATTATTGATTCTTTGTCCGGCTTTTGTAAGTGATTGCCTGGAAACTTTGGAAGAGATTGAAGAGCGTGGAAAAGAAATTTTTATCAATGCAGGAGGGGAGTCTTATAAAATGATTCCATGCCTGAATACCAATCCGATGTGGGTAGATACCTTAAAAAAAATGGTAACTGAAAGCTAG
- the hemB gene encoding porphobilinogen synthase, whose translation MYLQRRNRILRTNASIRNLVAETILTPADFIAPLFIDEGQHVIFEIPSMPGYYRRSLDETIKEVKELWSMGIRSVLLFVKAADDTKDNTGKESWNPDGLMQRSIKAIKDAVPEMLVMTDVALDPYSSYGHDGIVENGEIVNDPTVEALLKMSLSHAKAGADFVAPSDMMDGRIGAIRKVLEENNFTKTGIMSYSAKYASCFYGPFRDALDSAPGFGDKKTYQMDYANRIEAIKETLMDVEEGADIVMVKPAMAYLDIIREVKNSVTVPVSAYHVSGEYAMIKAASKMGWLNEEKAIIESLTSIKRAGADLIATYFAKDAVKLLG comes from the coding sequence ATGTATTTACAAAGACGAAACAGAATATTAAGAACCAATGCATCGATAAGAAATCTTGTTGCTGAAACAATATTAACCCCTGCTGATTTTATTGCACCTTTATTTATTGATGAAGGCCAGCATGTTATTTTTGAAATACCCTCCATGCCCGGATATTACCGTCGATCGCTGGATGAAACAATTAAAGAGGTAAAAGAATTATGGAGCATGGGCATCAGATCTGTATTGCTATTTGTAAAAGCAGCAGATGATACAAAGGACAATACCGGCAAAGAATCCTGGAACCCCGATGGATTGATGCAACGCAGCATCAAAGCGATTAAAGATGCAGTTCCTGAAATGCTGGTAATGACTGATGTTGCACTTGACCCCTATTCTTCTTACGGACATGATGGGATCGTAGAAAATGGCGAAATTGTCAATGACCCCACAGTAGAAGCTTTGCTGAAAATGAGCCTTAGTCATGCGAAGGCAGGCGCCGATTTTGTTGCACCCAGCGACATGATGGATGGTCGTATTGGTGCTATTCGTAAGGTATTAGAAGAAAATAATTTTACCAAAACCGGCATCATGTCTTATAGTGCTAAATATGCTTCCTGTTTTTATGGCCCTTTCAGAGATGCCTTGGATTCTGCACCGGGGTTTGGTGATAAAAAAACTTATCAGATGGATTATGCCAACCGGATAGAAGCCATCAAAGAAACACTGATGGATGTAGAAGAAGGAGCTGATATTGTAATGGTAAAACCTGCCATGGCTTATCTGGATATTATCCGTGAAGTAAAAAACAGTGTAACCGTTCCTGTTAGTGCATACCATGTCAGTGGCGAATATGCTATGATAAAAGCTGCATCTAAAATGGGCTGGCTAAATGAAGAAAAAGCAATTATAGAAAGTCTTACTTCAATCAAAAGAGCAGGTGCAGATTTGATTGCAACTTATTTTGCAAAGGATGCGGTTAAACTATTAGGGTAA
- the hemF gene encoding oxygen-dependent coproporphyrinogen oxidase, with translation MDFKDQWISFIHQLQNDICAALEKSDGKATFIEDAWERPEGGGGKTRVISNGNVIEKGGVNTSVVFGDVTDLMRTQLKINGDKWFACGLSLVIHPSNPFVPTVHCNYRMFELYDKENNVVDRWFGGGTDLTPYYLLDEDARHFHLTYKNVCDTFDPDFYPDFKKQCDNYFVNTHRNNERRGIGGIFYDYQKVSLTKDLNFWISFAKACGYAFIESYIPIIEKRKNTPYTDKHKHWQEIRRGRYTEFNLVHDRGTIFGLKTNGRIESILMSLPPTVRFEYNYQPEKGSEEDKLLQACLIPKEWVNSVNNISDDEWASKVNTC, from the coding sequence ATGGATTTTAAAGACCAATGGATCTCGTTTATTCATCAATTACAAAATGATATTTGTGCAGCACTGGAAAAAAGTGATGGCAAAGCAACATTTATTGAAGATGCCTGGGAAAGACCTGAAGGCGGTGGCGGCAAAACAAGAGTGATCAGCAATGGAAATGTAATTGAAAAAGGAGGTGTGAATACATCAGTCGTATTTGGTGATGTGACAGACCTGATGCGTACACAACTGAAAATAAATGGAGATAAATGGTTTGCCTGCGGACTTAGTTTAGTAATTCATCCCTCTAACCCTTTTGTGCCTACCGTACATTGCAATTACCGGATGTTTGAACTCTACGATAAAGAAAATAATGTTGTAGACAGATGGTTTGGTGGTGGTACAGATCTTACTCCATATTATTTATTAGATGAAGATGCCAGGCATTTTCATCTAACGTATAAAAATGTATGTGATACTTTCGACCCGGATTTTTATCCTGACTTCAAAAAGCAATGCGACAATTATTTTGTAAATACGCATCGCAATAACGAACGCAGAGGCATCGGCGGAATCTTTTACGACTATCAAAAAGTATCCCTGACAAAAGACCTGAATTTCTGGATAAGCTTTGCAAAAGCATGTGGATACGCCTTCATTGAATCTTATATCCCCATTATTGAAAAAAGAAAAAACACCCCATATACTGACAAGCATAAACATTGGCAAGAAATAAGAAGAGGGAGATATACAGAATTTAACCTGGTACACGATAGAGGCACAATTTTTGGGTTAAAAACCAATGGAAGAATTGAGAGTATTTTAATGAGCCTGCCTCCTACGGTAAGATTTGAATATAATTATCAACCCGAAAAAGGAAGTGAAGAAGATAAATTATTGCAGGCTTGTTTAATACCTAAAGAATGGGTAAATTCAGTCAACAATATTTCTGATGACGAATGGGCATCAAAAGTGAATACTTGCTAG
- a CDS encoding LytR/AlgR family response regulator transcription factor: MNKIKAVVIDDEPGNIITLTEMLHSYCPDIDILGSAENIHKGETLIKKTEPHLVFLDIEMPMGNAFDLLAKLTPVTFEVIFITAFNNYAIQAFKYSAIDYLLKPVNIDELIVAVAKVKRRLEEKQINLRIESLMDNFKTESPALKKIGLPFANGLIFEETENIMHFEAEGSYTNVYIKGKCKELITKSLKEFGEILPTDIFFRVHHSHIVNLNYIKKYYKGRGGYIELEDGTTVEVSARKKDEFLERFKY; encoded by the coding sequence ATGAATAAAATCAAAGCAGTGGTCATTGACGATGAGCCAGGTAACATTATTACCTTGACAGAAATGTTACATAGTTATTGTCCAGACATAGATATTCTAGGAAGCGCTGAAAACATTCATAAAGGGGAGACATTAATAAAAAAAACAGAGCCTCATTTAGTTTTTTTAGATATTGAAATGCCCATGGGCAACGCCTTTGATCTCTTAGCCAAACTTACGCCGGTAACTTTTGAAGTGATCTTTATCACAGCATTTAATAATTATGCTATACAGGCTTTTAAATACTCAGCAATTGATTACTTATTAAAACCTGTAAACATTGATGAGCTAATAGTTGCCGTAGCAAAGGTTAAACGAAGACTGGAAGAAAAGCAGATCAATTTGCGTATTGAATCATTGATGGATAATTTCAAGACTGAATCACCAGCACTAAAAAAGATCGGACTGCCTTTTGCAAACGGATTAATATTTGAAGAAACAGAAAACATTATGCACTTTGAGGCTGAAGGTAGTTATACCAATGTGTATATAAAAGGTAAATGTAAAGAGTTGATCACCAAGTCGCTTAAAGAATTTGGAGAGATATTACCAACAGATATTTTTTTTAGAGTGCACCACTCTCATATTGTAAATCTGAATTACATAAAGAAATATTACAAGGGACGTGGCGGTTATATTGAATTAGAAGATGGGACAACTGTAGAAGTAAGCGCCAGAAAAAAAGATGAATTTTTAGAAAGATTTAAGTACTAA
- the hemL gene encoding glutamate-1-semialdehyde 2,1-aminomutase, producing MDTTRSKILFERAQKSIPGGVNSPVRAFKSVGGTPLFIEKAYGAYLYDVDDNQYIDYIASWGPMILGHAYEPVVKAIQEYAEYSTSYGAPTTLEIEMAEMIISMVPNVDMIRMVSSGTEACMSAIRLARGYTGKNKIIKFEGNYHGHADSFLVKAGSGLATFNIQTVPGITAGVSNDTLNAPYNNLEAVKKLVAENKDQVAAIIIEPVAGNMGCIIPQPGFLEGLRKICDEENIVFIFDEVMTGFRLAPGGAQEKLNIKADLVTYGKVIGGGMPVGAFGGKKEIMQHIAPLGNVYQAGTLSGNPIAMIAGFTMLEELKNNPAIYQSLEDKTKYLEDGIRNVLTKRKVNFRINRFGSMISVHFCNHDIIDFDSASKADIPLFNKLFHFMLDKGIYLPPSAYESWFLNDALTYEDLDKTIEAFDAFDGY from the coding sequence ATGGACACAACAAGAAGTAAAATATTATTCGAAAGAGCGCAGAAAAGCATTCCCGGAGGAGTTAACTCACCGGTAAGAGCATTTAAAAGCGTTGGAGGTACTCCTCTCTTTATAGAAAAAGCTTATGGAGCTTATTTATATGATGTAGATGACAATCAATATATAGATTACATTGCTTCATGGGGACCAATGATCTTAGGTCATGCATACGAGCCTGTGGTTAAAGCTATACAGGAATACGCCGAATACTCCACTTCCTATGGCGCCCCTACTACCTTAGAAATAGAAATGGCAGAGATGATCATCAGTATGGTTCCTAATGTTGATATGATCAGAATGGTGAGCAGCGGCACAGAGGCTTGCATGAGTGCTATCAGATTAGCAAGAGGTTACACAGGCAAGAATAAGATAATTAAATTTGAAGGCAATTACCATGGACATGCTGATTCATTTTTAGTAAAAGCAGGCAGCGGTTTAGCTACATTCAATATTCAAACTGTTCCCGGTATCACTGCCGGTGTTTCAAATGACACCTTGAATGCCCCCTATAATAATTTGGAGGCTGTTAAAAAATTAGTGGCAGAAAATAAAGATCAGGTCGCTGCAATAATAATAGAACCCGTTGCAGGTAATATGGGCTGTATCATACCACAACCAGGTTTTTTAGAAGGACTTAGAAAAATATGCGACGAGGAAAACATTGTTTTTATTTTTGACGAAGTAATGACCGGCTTCAGACTGGCTCCTGGCGGTGCACAGGAAAAGCTGAATATCAAAGCTGATCTAGTTACTTACGGAAAAGTGATCGGGGGTGGTATGCCGGTAGGCGCATTTGGTGGCAAAAAAGAGATCATGCAACATATTGCCCCTCTCGGAAATGTGTATCAGGCAGGAACTTTAAGTGGTAATCCGATTGCTATGATAGCAGGTTTTACCATGTTGGAAGAATTAAAGAACAATCCAGCTATATACCAATCACTGGAAGACAAAACAAAATATTTAGAAGACGGCATAAGAAATGTATTAACTAAACGCAAGGTTAATTTCCGTATCAACAGGTTTGGCAGCATGATAAGTGTTCATTTCTGCAATCATGACATTATCGATTTTGACAGCGCATCAAAAGCAGATATTCCTTTGTTTAATAAACTATTTCATTTTATGTTGGATAAAGGAATATACCTCCCTCCTTCTGCTTACGAAAGTTGGTTTTTAAATGATGCTTTAACCTATGAAGATCTGGATAAAACAATTGAAGCTTTCGACGCATTTGATGGATATTAA
- a CDS encoding uroporphyrinogen-III synthase, producing MSDTKNISLISTSVIPEEVIRNAADNGVMITDTPFINVTLTRDEKAIEQIKALEDKHITAIFTSLNAITSVTNHLATKPNWQVYCMSGVSKPAVINFFGETALAGTGSNAKQLAEAAIANKPAGEVVFFCGNKRLPDLPETLASAGIPLTEVEVYHTVKTPHLLENKNYNAIAFFSPSSVESFFENNTLQPDVVAFTVGQTTANKIKQYCDNTVIISNKPGKENLVQTVIEYFNTRTI from the coding sequence ATGTCTGATACTAAAAACATATCATTGATCAGCACTTCTGTTATCCCTGAAGAAGTGATCAGAAATGCTGCTGATAATGGTGTTATGATCACCGATACTCCATTTATTAATGTTACACTTACCCGGGATGAAAAAGCTATCGAACAAATAAAAGCGCTGGAGGACAAACATATTACCGCTATTTTTACCAGCCTGAATGCTATCACCTCTGTTACCAATCATCTTGCTACAAAACCCAATTGGCAGGTGTATTGTATGAGTGGCGTAAGTAAGCCGGCAGTAATTAATTTTTTTGGAGAAACCGCTCTCGCCGGAACCGGTTCTAATGCAAAGCAATTAGCCGAAGCTGCAATTGCGAATAAGCCTGCCGGTGAGGTAGTTTTTTTTTGTGGCAATAAACGTTTGCCGGATTTACCGGAAACATTAGCAAGTGCAGGAATCCCATTAACAGAAGTCGAAGTGTACCATACGGTTAAAACACCGCATTTACTGGAGAATAAGAACTATAATGCTATTGCATTCTTTAGTCCGAGTTCGGTTGAAAGTTTTTTTGAGAACAATACTTTACAACCGGATGTGGTTGCATTTACCGTAGGACAAACCACAGCCAATAAGATCAAACAATATTGTGATAATACTGTTATCATCAGCAATAAACCCGGAAAAGAAAATTTAGTACAAACGGTAATAGAATATTTTAATACAAGAACAATATGA